A DNA window from Rubripirellula tenax contains the following coding sequences:
- a CDS encoding LacI family DNA-binding transcriptional regulator, with product MQLNTSTTISDIAKRANVSKSTVSRVINDKSVVNQQTRSTVLQAMASLGYEPNVFARSLASGRSMTVGVVTQKIGSPFYDTIMQGVIQGFSGTGYSPLFVDGQWEEGTELEVIQTVLGRKVDGLLLLGGDVSIGDLNNLKARLPLIVVGKQIAGWNDQCVYVDNAAAAYDATKHLIDFGHRDIAMICGIKHHQDAVRRYDGYVKALNDSGIELDPELVLDGNFSAQSGILGVNSLLMRSKQFTAIFCANDMVAYGARLALQRQGIRVPHDVSIIGFDDQAESAYVSPPLTTVRQPGAEMGAAAAAALVKLMQGESCHLPVMHAELQQRESVARVF from the coding sequence ATGCAACTCAACACCAGCACCACCATCAGCGATATCGCCAAACGCGCTAACGTGTCCAAGAGCACGGTGTCGCGGGTGATCAATGACAAGTCGGTCGTCAACCAACAGACGAGATCGACGGTGTTGCAGGCGATGGCTTCCCTTGGTTACGAACCCAACGTGTTCGCCCGCAGCTTAGCCAGCGGCCGGTCGATGACCGTCGGCGTGGTCACTCAAAAGATCGGCAGCCCGTTCTACGACACGATCATGCAGGGTGTGATCCAAGGATTTTCGGGAACCGGCTATTCGCCGTTGTTCGTCGACGGTCAGTGGGAAGAAGGCACCGAGCTTGAAGTCATCCAGACCGTTTTGGGACGCAAGGTTGACGGCTTGTTGTTGTTGGGCGGCGACGTTTCCATCGGTGACCTAAACAATTTGAAGGCTCGTCTGCCCTTGATCGTGGTCGGAAAGCAAATTGCCGGCTGGAACGATCAATGCGTTTACGTCGACAACGCCGCGGCCGCCTACGATGCAACGAAGCACCTGATTGATTTCGGCCATCGCGACATCGCGATGATCTGCGGCATTAAACATCATCAAGACGCGGTTCGGCGGTACGACGGCTACGTCAAAGCACTGAATGATTCCGGAATCGAACTGGATCCCGAATTGGTGCTCGATGGGAACTTCTCCGCTCAATCAGGCATCCTAGGAGTCAATTCGCTCCTGATGCGTAGCAAACAATTCACTGCGATTTTTTGCGCCAATGACATGGTCGCCTATGGCGCCCGACTGGCATTGCAGCGGCAGGGAATTCGCGTCCCCCATGACGTGTCGATCATCGGCTTCGACGATCAAGCCGAGTCGGCCTACGTCTCACCCCCGCTCACGACAGTTCGACAACCCGGCGCGGAAATGGGTGCGGCAGCCGCCGCAGCGCTGGTGAAGTTGATGCAGGGCGAGTCGTGTCATTTGCCAGTCATGCACGCTGAGTTACAGCAGCGTGAGTCAGTGGCGAGGGTCTTCTGA
- a CDS encoding DUF1559 domain-containing protein, which translates to MNRSQQSRTGFTLVELLVVIAIIGVLVGLLLPAVQAAREAARRMSCSNNFKQIGLGIHNYHSAYKQMPIQKSGTGLSMGAGNWWDGSNVTNQGQLSWLVGLTPFIEQQALWEQISNPNGYELVGGVQQLRTPPWPAMGPKPENTAYIPAMTEVPSFRCPSDPGTGLPAMGRTNYGCCLGDSFSKAEAGARNAQLVVNNGDAEWTRAGQRGAFVVHQKMAFRDILDGLSNTIIAGEMNTDLGDRDITTTATYNKNDATTGVKAVPSVCRTDGSVDPLRPRFWGPTTPTFTADRGANTGRGYRWMSGEHIYTAMMTILPPNTTLCYQGDWPGQEGIVPPSSRHQGGCHVLMGDGAIKFVTDSIEAGDQNRKMVEFNNVAPAPVPGAASPYGLWGSLGTRANKEVIQEEL; encoded by the coding sequence ATGAATCGATCTCAACAATCTCGGACGGGCTTCACGCTCGTCGAACTCCTGGTGGTTATCGCCATCATCGGAGTCCTCGTTGGTCTGCTACTGCCAGCGGTACAAGCCGCTCGCGAAGCAGCTCGTCGCATGAGTTGCAGCAACAACTTCAAGCAAATCGGCCTCGGTATCCATAACTACCACTCGGCCTACAAGCAAATGCCGATCCAGAAAAGCGGCACCGGGCTGTCGATGGGTGCCGGAAACTGGTGGGACGGATCCAACGTCACCAACCAAGGTCAATTGAGCTGGTTGGTCGGCCTGACCCCATTCATCGAGCAGCAAGCACTTTGGGAGCAAATTTCGAACCCGAACGGTTATGAATTGGTCGGTGGCGTTCAGCAGCTTCGCACTCCTCCGTGGCCAGCCATGGGACCCAAGCCAGAGAATACCGCTTACATCCCAGCGATGACCGAAGTGCCTAGCTTCCGATGCCCTTCGGATCCAGGAACCGGACTGCCAGCGATGGGCCGAACTAACTACGGCTGCTGCCTCGGTGACTCGTTCTCGAAGGCTGAAGCCGGTGCACGAAACGCTCAGTTGGTTGTCAACAACGGCGATGCCGAATGGACTCGCGCCGGTCAACGCGGTGCCTTCGTTGTGCATCAAAAGATGGCTTTCCGTGACATCCTTGACGGTCTGTCCAATACCATCATCGCCGGTGAAATGAACACCGACTTGGGTGACCGTGACATCACGACGACAGCCACTTACAACAAGAACGACGCCACAACAGGTGTCAAGGCCGTGCCTTCGGTGTGCCGAACGGACGGTTCCGTCGATCCGCTCCGACCTCGTTTCTGGGGTCCAACAACACCGACCTTCACCGCCGACCGTGGTGCAAACACAGGTCGCGGATATCGTTGGATGTCGGGCGAGCACATCTACACGGCGATGATGACTATCCTGCCGCCTAACACGACACTTTGTTATCAAGGCGATTGGCCCGGACAAGAAGGTATCGTACCACCGAGCAGCCGGCACCAAGGTGGCTGTCACGTCCTGATGGGCGACGGTGCGATCAAGTTTGTTACCGATTCGATCGAAGCTGGTGATCAAAACCGCAAAATGGTCGAGTTCAACAATGTTGCACCCGCGCCAGTTCCTGGTGCCGCAAGCCCCTACGGGCTTTGGGGTTCACTCGGAACTCGTGCTAATAAAGAGGTCATCCAAGAAGAACTCTAA
- a CDS encoding FG-GAP-like repeat-containing protein has protein sequence MAVFLAGCQPKSEPSTANTSSLPKREMPIEPAADVAQAPEPALTREALLAKAVADQGQGDLDKAAAAFRSLLVANPLDYEVLFHLANTVVLQGDLDQGIELLSEIPPDHPEAGLPALGVSAGWCVKLNRYDDAAQRYRKILELDPSINLVRRTLAHQLNCQGRRHEANILIRELCLSGDIMQDELHALIVESDAMYDAPGSPPAGGNRPYWPIGEMGQARYLFTEKKYREAAELVRPIIESGSAPDSMIAFYGRAAVEAQDDDMMAWWYGHLNDAVKKYPEYWAAIGTQLIAEAEYSGAVRALAEAVRLDPTDLRSTRRMFQGLRSLDEQEKADIWIDRYALLNRILTQSNTIALSTAPASDSFRIIAEDLDTVGRKLESLLWQSVDATKAGNSQQRIAELNTEISQTLATQKSFPKPIQVWCGMNLGDGKLPPFPNRIAQLASDSSPKTTQFAAPQAQDRIDFQDVSMAIGLDHAYHIAKQPLAKGFAIYQSMGGGVAVTDIDLDGCPDLYFAQGDADADDFVARRSDRLYRNIETSGIQRLVDVTFASGVQENSYTLGVTSGDWNQDGFADLAIANIGVNQILINQGDGTYRAAMLDDEADLTLLSTSLAMGDVTGDHLPDLFVLNYLGDPNIAKLPTLDESGDVVDAIAPLSVKPSRDRLYINSEDGHWHSDWVGPDASNACTGLGIVMTDLQADRSGNEVYVANDVRNNQLWAQSDDGILSDVAVASGCAYGSIGSATGAMGIASADLDRSGSIDLHVTNYINEPISLFLNRESLFRDSNVKYHLDLPSVPMVGFGTQAIDFSNDGWPDLVVANGHIEDLERRGNQAFRQPMQLFVNLGERFELATANSADSWSKPRLGRALARLDFNQDGNTDFVVTDLLEPAQLWINQSTSNNHWLSLRLVGVSSERDAIGAKIEVQAGDERWSGWVTTGDGFLCKNEAIVHIGLGRESAISRLTVTWPNGTPQSFMAPPIDHSILIVEGDSEPFAFVR, from the coding sequence ATGGCCGTCTTCTTAGCCGGGTGCCAACCGAAATCGGAACCAAGCACCGCCAATACTTCCAGTCTTCCAAAACGAGAGATGCCGATCGAACCGGCCGCGGACGTTGCGCAAGCACCGGAGCCTGCTTTGACTCGCGAGGCTCTGTTGGCCAAAGCGGTCGCCGACCAAGGCCAGGGTGATCTTGATAAAGCTGCTGCGGCTTTTCGATCACTGTTGGTTGCAAACCCCCTGGACTACGAAGTCCTTTTCCATCTGGCCAATACGGTCGTGTTGCAGGGAGATTTGGATCAGGGGATCGAGCTATTGAGTGAGATTCCACCCGATCATCCCGAAGCCGGATTACCCGCGTTAGGAGTTTCGGCTGGGTGGTGCGTTAAGCTCAATCGATACGATGATGCCGCACAACGATACCGAAAAATTCTGGAATTGGATCCGTCGATCAATCTGGTCCGTCGAACGCTGGCCCATCAACTCAATTGCCAAGGACGCCGTCACGAAGCGAACATTCTGATTCGCGAACTGTGCCTGTCAGGCGACATCATGCAGGACGAACTGCACGCATTGATTGTCGAATCAGATGCCATGTACGACGCACCTGGCTCGCCTCCCGCAGGCGGCAATCGTCCGTATTGGCCGATCGGGGAAATGGGGCAAGCACGCTACTTATTTACCGAGAAGAAATACCGTGAAGCGGCCGAACTCGTGCGTCCCATCATTGAATCAGGCAGCGCACCGGATTCAATGATTGCCTTTTACGGCCGTGCCGCCGTCGAGGCCCAGGACGACGACATGATGGCGTGGTGGTATGGCCACTTGAATGATGCGGTTAAAAAGTACCCCGAATATTGGGCCGCGATCGGTACCCAATTGATCGCCGAGGCGGAATACTCCGGTGCTGTCCGCGCGCTTGCCGAAGCGGTGCGTTTGGATCCGACCGACCTTCGATCGACACGACGAATGTTCCAAGGCCTGAGATCGCTGGACGAACAGGAAAAGGCAGACATCTGGATCGATCGATACGCGTTACTCAATCGTATTTTGACCCAAAGCAATACGATTGCCCTGTCAACCGCACCGGCAAGTGATTCCTTTCGGATCATCGCGGAAGACTTGGATACCGTTGGTCGCAAACTGGAATCGCTGCTTTGGCAATCGGTCGACGCCACCAAAGCCGGCAATTCGCAACAACGAATCGCAGAACTGAATACCGAAATCAGCCAGACGCTCGCTACTCAAAAATCGTTTCCAAAGCCAATCCAAGTTTGGTGTGGGATGAACCTTGGCGACGGAAAGTTACCTCCGTTTCCGAATCGCATAGCCCAACTGGCGAGCGATTCGTCACCGAAAACGACCCAATTTGCGGCTCCTCAGGCGCAAGATCGAATCGATTTTCAAGACGTCTCCATGGCAATCGGATTGGATCACGCCTATCACATCGCGAAACAACCATTGGCGAAGGGCTTCGCAATCTATCAATCGATGGGTGGTGGCGTTGCGGTCACAGATATCGATTTGGATGGGTGCCCCGATCTCTACTTTGCGCAAGGGGATGCCGATGCGGATGACTTTGTCGCTCGTCGCTCGGATCGGCTCTACCGCAACATCGAAACATCTGGGATTCAACGCTTGGTAGATGTCACATTTGCGTCCGGAGTGCAGGAAAACAGCTATACCCTTGGCGTCACGTCGGGCGACTGGAATCAAGACGGGTTCGCCGACTTAGCGATCGCGAATATCGGTGTGAATCAAATCTTGATCAACCAAGGCGATGGCACGTATCGGGCAGCGATGTTGGATGACGAGGCGGACCTGACACTGCTCAGCACATCGCTGGCGATGGGTGATGTCACGGGCGATCACCTGCCGGATCTATTCGTGCTGAACTATTTGGGTGATCCCAATATCGCAAAGCTGCCGACACTGGACGAATCGGGCGACGTCGTCGACGCGATCGCACCGCTCAGCGTGAAGCCATCGCGAGATCGCCTATACATCAATAGCGAAGACGGCCACTGGCATTCCGATTGGGTCGGTCCGGACGCATCAAACGCTTGCACTGGACTAGGGATCGTGATGACCGACCTGCAAGCGGATCGCTCTGGCAACGAAGTCTATGTAGCCAATGACGTTCGAAACAATCAACTTTGGGCACAATCCGACGATGGCATCCTGTCCGATGTAGCGGTCGCCAGCGGTTGCGCCTATGGTTCGATCGGTTCGGCAACGGGCGCGATGGGAATTGCGTCGGCTGACCTCGATCGTAGCGGATCGATTGACCTTCACGTTACGAACTACATCAATGAACCGATCAGTTTGTTTCTCAATCGCGAAAGCCTCTTTCGCGACTCGAACGTGAAGTACCATCTGGACTTACCCAGCGTTCCCATGGTCGGGTTTGGCACGCAAGCGATTGATTTTTCGAATGACGGTTGGCCGGATCTTGTCGTTGCGAACGGACACATCGAAGACTTGGAACGTCGAGGCAACCAAGCATTTCGTCAACCGATGCAGTTATTCGTCAATTTGGGTGAACGATTCGAATTGGCCACCGCAAACTCGGCCGATTCTTGGTCGAAACCCAGGCTGGGGCGAGCACTCGCCCGCTTGGACTTCAATCAAGACGGCAACACCGACTTCGTGGTAACAGACTTGCTTGAACCGGCACAGCTATGGATCAATCAATCGACATCGAACAATCATTGGTTGTCGCTACGGCTCGTCGGCGTATCGAGCGAACGTGATGCCATTGGTGCAAAAATAGAAGTGCAAGCGGGTGACGAACGTTGGTCGGGATGGGTCACCACAGGTGACGGATTCCTTTGCAAGAACGAGGCGATCGTCCACATAGGCTTAGGGCGCGAGAGTGCGATTTCGCGATTGACCGTGACTTGGCCCAACGGAACGCCCCAGTCGTTCATGGCACCACCCATCGATCACTCGATTCTGATCGTCGAAGGTGATAGCGAACCGTTCGCATTCGTACGGTGA
- a CDS encoding FG-GAP-like repeat-containing protein, with protein sequence MGCRSESENIPSETVSSPVATDHPPAPSKQQRLDAAGRHLKSGEFERADDVIRALLIEDPDDQQASALMLRILLHRNDVASAIELLDRMGSQNPERRDDFDAHAASLLFQRKDFDAAITRLERLLGRSPDFDEARHLLAKVLDEQGDTFSSNQQARQLLNHTMLNRDELIGLIFPTRTHLTEQDISDSDAMRLKHRPSVLSVASTHRILGNPREALASLDASSDFTSRRNPAGIALYGRSLADAQMMDRLALWVAEAPAECESYPDFWMACGALARLNDPAVATECFVKAIRIEPGSIDAHYGLIQALEECGRHALAEKFRTRSNAVDSLARDVKRIRESTKPDPQDFVDVATQLMNVGRPLEAIAWQEYAIANFAPNSEERRSIPTYKTKVLERFPTGRDEETLLDELAESECSQAIAWLAASRSNPVNPSTMNAIDDRRPVPSGIDDLPFCDPVFVDVADRMKLSFQYFNAASPVDREFQIFQAFGGGAACIDFDRDGAVDFYLAQAGTTPPNGISAFANGLFRNQGKHFVDVIESSSADDRAYSVGVSAGDWNQDGFADLFIGNLGRNRLLINQGDGTFSDSQDPAIGQEQAYTSSVAIADLNDDGLPDIVEINYLDDPRIFAPIERDLEGKPVSLPGPLQFQPAMDRMILSVGDGTMDARPLGDQASDQFSTGLALIVTDIDGNRGNEVFVANDLRANQLWVRDDKTSEWNDAAVGVGVAYGTQGKPMACMGIAAADFDRNGQLDLHISNFENEWSNQYMQTKSGTFVDSAVPFRLDALSRKMLGFGTQAIDFDNNTIWDLIVGNGHIEDLTDKGSLFAMPTQLLAGSSDGFVETHVAGDDTYWQGMHFSRAMAKCDFNRDGKIDLLVTDLKSKPSLLENQTPTSHHGLQLELVGTRSERDAIGAIVVVEFGSTELMQTVQTGDGYLSKNESALFFGLGDTKSIDRVRVRWPSGIEQVFTDLDVDSRWQLVENAPTPWQLNVGVSPRK encoded by the coding sequence ATGGGTTGTCGATCCGAAAGCGAAAACATTCCATCAGAAACGGTTTCATCACCTGTGGCGACGGATCATCCACCGGCCCCATCGAAACAACAAAGGCTCGATGCTGCTGGGCGGCATTTGAAATCGGGTGAGTTTGAACGAGCCGACGACGTGATCCGTGCGTTGTTGATCGAAGATCCCGATGACCAGCAGGCCAGCGCATTGATGTTGCGGATATTGTTGCACCGCAACGACGTGGCATCGGCCATCGAACTGCTCGATCGGATGGGATCACAAAATCCTGAACGTCGCGATGATTTCGATGCGCACGCTGCAAGTCTGCTGTTTCAAAGAAAAGACTTTGACGCGGCGATCACTCGGTTGGAACGGTTGCTTGGTCGTTCACCTGATTTCGACGAGGCGCGGCACTTGCTGGCCAAGGTGCTTGATGAACAGGGGGACACATTTTCGTCCAACCAGCAGGCTCGGCAGCTGTTGAATCATACGATGCTCAATCGCGACGAGTTGATTGGGCTGATCTTTCCGACTCGCACACATTTAACAGAACAGGACATCTCCGATTCGGATGCGATGCGGCTCAAGCATCGGCCAAGCGTCCTTAGTGTTGCGTCAACACATCGGATCCTTGGTAACCCAAGAGAAGCACTGGCCAGCCTGGACGCTAGTAGTGATTTCACCTCGCGGCGAAATCCTGCGGGCATCGCGTTATACGGTCGCTCTCTAGCTGATGCCCAAATGATGGATCGACTCGCCCTGTGGGTCGCCGAAGCGCCGGCGGAGTGTGAAAGTTACCCAGATTTCTGGATGGCCTGCGGTGCACTGGCGCGTTTAAACGATCCTGCTGTCGCGACAGAGTGCTTCGTCAAAGCGATCCGAATCGAACCGGGCAGCATCGACGCCCATTACGGGCTGATTCAAGCACTTGAAGAATGCGGTCGGCATGCGCTCGCAGAGAAGTTTCGGACGCGTTCAAATGCTGTCGACAGCCTCGCTCGTGACGTCAAGCGAATCCGAGAATCGACGAAACCGGATCCGCAGGATTTTGTCGATGTCGCCACACAGTTGATGAATGTTGGTCGTCCGCTCGAGGCGATCGCATGGCAGGAGTACGCCATTGCCAACTTTGCACCAAACTCTGAAGAACGTCGTTCGATTCCAACATACAAAACGAAAGTGCTTGAGCGGTTTCCGACCGGTCGCGACGAGGAAACCCTACTCGACGAATTGGCAGAGTCGGAGTGCTCCCAAGCAATCGCGTGGCTGGCCGCGTCGCGCAGCAACCCGGTCAATCCATCGACCATGAACGCGATCGACGACCGCCGCCCAGTTCCGTCGGGAATCGACGACCTTCCTTTTTGCGATCCAGTTTTTGTCGACGTGGCGGATCGAATGAAACTGTCTTTCCAGTATTTCAATGCGGCATCGCCCGTAGACCGGGAGTTTCAGATATTCCAAGCATTCGGAGGCGGCGCTGCTTGTATCGACTTTGATCGAGATGGTGCCGTCGACTTCTACCTGGCGCAGGCAGGCACTACGCCACCGAATGGTATTTCAGCCTTTGCAAACGGTTTGTTTCGCAATCAAGGAAAACACTTCGTCGATGTCATCGAGTCATCCTCTGCTGATGATCGCGCGTACTCGGTTGGCGTATCCGCTGGCGATTGGAATCAGGATGGGTTTGCTGATTTGTTCATTGGCAACCTGGGACGCAATCGATTGCTGATCAATCAGGGCGACGGCACGTTCAGCGATTCCCAGGATCCGGCGATTGGTCAAGAGCAAGCCTATACAAGCAGTGTCGCCATAGCGGACTTGAACGACGACGGCTTGCCCGACATCGTCGAGATCAATTACCTGGACGACCCCCGAATATTTGCTCCAATCGAGCGAGATTTGGAGGGAAAGCCGGTTTCACTGCCAGGTCCCCTGCAGTTCCAGCCTGCGATGGATCGAATGATCCTATCGGTGGGTGATGGTACGATGGACGCGCGCCCGCTTGGCGACCAAGCCAGCGACCAGTTTAGTACTGGCTTGGCATTGATCGTGACCGACATCGACGGCAACCGCGGCAACGAAGTGTTTGTGGCGAACGATCTTCGAGCGAACCAGTTGTGGGTGCGTGATGACAAGACGTCCGAGTGGAACGATGCCGCAGTCGGCGTGGGTGTCGCCTACGGCACTCAAGGAAAACCGATGGCTTGCATGGGAATAGCTGCAGCGGACTTCGACAGAAACGGACAACTCGACCTCCACATCTCGAACTTCGAGAATGAATGGTCGAATCAGTACATGCAAACCAAGTCGGGGACGTTCGTTGATTCCGCTGTGCCTTTTCGACTCGATGCACTATCGCGAAAAATGCTTGGCTTCGGAACGCAGGCAATTGATTTTGACAACAACACGATCTGGGATCTAATCGTCGGAAATGGGCACATCGAAGATTTGACTGATAAAGGAAGCCTGTTTGCTATGCCGACTCAATTGCTTGCCGGCAGTAGCGACGGGTTCGTTGAAACGCATGTCGCAGGCGATGACACATACTGGCAGGGCATGCATTTTTCGCGAGCGATGGCGAAGTGCGACTTCAATCGAGACGGAAAGATCGATCTCCTGGTAACCGATCTAAAGAGCAAGCCGTCGCTGTTGGAGAATCAAACGCCGACTTCACACCATGGGTTACAGTTGGAATTGGTTGGGACTCGATCGGAACGAGACGCTATTGGTGCGATCGTTGTCGTTGAATTTGGATCGACCGAACTTATGCAAACCGTTCAAACAGGCGACGGATACCTCTCAAAGAATGAATCTGCTTTGTTCTTTGGCCTTGGTGATACGAAGTCGATCGATCGTGTACGAGTCCGGTGGCCAAGCGGCATCGAGCAAGTGTTCACCGACCTAGACGTCGATTCACGATGGCAATTGGTGGAAAACGCCCCGACACCTTGGCAACTGAATGTCGGAGTCTCGCCGCGCAAGTAA
- a CDS encoding RbsD/FucU family protein, translating to MLRHKLIHPQITSVLASAGHHSSVLIADGNYPAASKRGPRAELISLNLMPGVPTCNQVLEALLSAIPIEAIQTMQTETSGPYALDGDPPVWDDYRQTIRDAKLDVQLEPIDKWAFYEAVSTPDHVLTIQTADQQRYANILLTIGVRMD from the coding sequence ATGCTACGCCATAAGTTGATCCATCCGCAAATCACATCCGTCCTCGCTTCGGCCGGTCACCACAGCAGCGTGCTGATCGCGGACGGCAACTATCCGGCCGCCAGCAAGCGAGGCCCGCGTGCCGAATTGATCAGTTTGAACCTGATGCCCGGGGTGCCGACGTGCAACCAAGTTTTGGAAGCACTGTTGTCGGCGATTCCCATCGAAGCGATTCAAACGATGCAGACCGAAACCAGCGGCCCCTACGCCCTCGACGGCGACCCACCGGTTTGGGACGACTATCGTCAAACGATCCGCGACGCCAAGCTGGACGTCCAACTGGAACCGATCGACAAATGGGCCTTCTACGAAGCGGTCAGCACCCCCGACCACGTGCTGACCATCCAAACAGCCGACCAACAACGCTACGCCAACATTTTGCTGACCATCGGCGTCCGCATGGACTAG
- a CDS encoding site-2 protease family protein, whose translation MPESLLARRLKLGTYLGIGLYVHWSFSLAILFVTLRFLPLGGAAVAFGIAQLFGVFFCVTLHEYGHAMAARCFGIGTADITLLPIGGVARLRRMPRIPWQELIVAVAGPAVNVVIGIALVTGLALIVDSATASMLKTFFAAMFTGGEVSDTISDSVEQMLAEPSWLGFVLMMIGVNIMLVLFNMIPAFPMDGGRVFRSLLAMVMDYSTATSIASKVGLGCAALMALFAMSADPPHWILVLISMFIGYAGIAEARQVKLMEKVRGFRVGDVMIETERVLPMDTPLSEIARQWRLTGLASLPISSYVGTVVGTLRLEDVTNAIRDGKDPTTTAGQLVDYSQSVELLRADDDLSEALAKSGKSARQIPVVNGTGHLVGVLDLDTMLARRGLAQPGEAAHDVAIRQLDVLS comes from the coding sequence GTGCCCGAAAGCCTTTTAGCACGCCGTTTGAAATTGGGCACCTATCTAGGGATCGGGCTTTACGTCCACTGGTCGTTTTCGCTGGCGATTCTATTCGTCACCTTGCGATTTCTGCCGCTCGGCGGCGCAGCCGTTGCGTTTGGTATCGCACAACTTTTTGGTGTGTTTTTCTGTGTCACGCTGCACGAGTACGGGCACGCGATGGCCGCTCGTTGTTTCGGCATCGGGACCGCCGATATCACGCTATTGCCGATCGGCGGCGTCGCAAGACTGCGCCGGATGCCTCGCATCCCGTGGCAAGAATTGATCGTTGCCGTTGCCGGACCGGCAGTCAACGTCGTGATCGGAATTGCCTTAGTCACCGGCTTGGCATTGATCGTAGACTCCGCGACGGCGTCGATGTTGAAAACATTCTTCGCCGCGATGTTCACCGGCGGTGAGGTCAGTGACACGATCAGCGACAGCGTGGAGCAGATGTTGGCCGAACCGTCATGGCTAGGGTTCGTGCTGATGATGATTGGCGTCAATATCATGTTGGTTCTGTTCAATATGATTCCGGCATTTCCGATGGACGGCGGGCGTGTTTTCCGCAGTCTGTTGGCGATGGTGATGGACTATTCGACGGCGACATCCATCGCGTCGAAGGTCGGTCTGGGGTGCGCAGCATTGATGGCGTTGTTCGCAATGTCAGCGGATCCACCGCATTGGATCTTGGTGTTGATTTCGATGTTCATCGGCTATGCGGGGATCGCCGAAGCGAGGCAAGTCAAGCTAATGGAAAAGGTCCGCGGGTTTCGGGTCGGCGACGTGATGATCGAAACCGAACGCGTACTTCCGATGGACACACCGCTTAGCGAGATTGCTCGTCAGTGGCGGCTGACCGGTCTAGCATCGCTTCCCATTTCATCCTACGTCGGCACGGTAGTCGGAACCTTGCGACTAGAAGACGTCACCAACGCAATCCGCGACGGCAAGGATCCGACCACGACGGCGGGTCAATTGGTCGATTACAGCCAATCCGTCGAACTGTTGCGCGCCGACGACGATTTGTCGGAAGCCCTTGCGAAGTCGGGAAAGTCCGCTCGCCAGATTCCGGTCGTCAACGGGACCGGACATCTTGTCGGCGTATTGGATCTGGACACGATGCTGGCCCGTCGAGGACTCGCACAACCGGGCGAAGCTGCCCACGACGTTGCGATTCGACAGCTCGATGTGTTGAGTTGA
- a CDS encoding cation diffusion facilitator family transporter has product MHQCAHHHATEKDFGRAFAFGVTLNVVFVVIEAAIGWWSDSLALMADAGHNLSDVLGLLMAWAGYALAKLPPSGKRTYGWRGSTILAALFNSLLLMVAVGGIVWEAIGRLSDPPAVPGPIVIVVAMIGVVINTATALLFIRGSEHDLNLRGAYLHMAADALLSLGVAIAGAIILWTDWRVIDPVASLAIAAVIFFATWKLMRESFQLAMQAVPAHIDIEQVQTYLGELAGVTAVHDLHIWAMSTTENALTAHLVRPGHTNDDVLLNEISKTLHERFKIDHITIQIERSVGDANCGQWEEGTL; this is encoded by the coding sequence ATGCACCAGTGTGCCCATCACCATGCGACCGAAAAAGATTTCGGGCGGGCGTTTGCGTTCGGTGTGACGCTGAACGTCGTCTTCGTGGTCATCGAGGCAGCGATTGGTTGGTGGAGCGATTCGCTGGCCTTGATGGCGGACGCCGGTCACAACTTAAGCGACGTGCTTGGTTTGTTGATGGCATGGGCTGGGTATGCGTTGGCAAAATTGCCACCCAGCGGTAAACGCACCTACGGATGGCGCGGATCGACGATCCTGGCGGCACTCTTCAATAGCTTGCTGTTGATGGTCGCAGTCGGTGGCATCGTTTGGGAAGCGATCGGACGACTCTCCGACCCGCCCGCCGTGCCCGGGCCGATCGTCATCGTGGTCGCGATGATCGGCGTGGTGATCAACACAGCAACGGCGCTGCTGTTCATCCGCGGCAGTGAACACGATTTGAATTTGCGTGGCGCGTATCTGCATATGGCTGCCGACGCGCTGTTGTCGCTGGGCGTCGCGATTGCCGGCGCGATCATCCTTTGGACGGACTGGCGCGTGATCGATCCGGTGGCCAGCTTGGCGATCGCAGCGGTGATCTTCTTCGCGACGTGGAAGCTGATGCGAGAATCGTTTCAGCTTGCGATGCAAGCTGTACCGGCCCACATCGATATCGAACAAGTGCAGACCTACCTTGGCGAACTGGCGGGTGTGACGGCTGTTCACGATCTGCACATCTGGGCCATGAGTACGACCGAGAACGCGCTGACGGCGCATCTGGTTCGTCCCGGACATACCAACGATGATGTGTTGCTAAACGAAATCAGTAAAACGCTGCACGAGCGATTCAAAATCGATCATATCACCATCCAGATCGAACGCTCGGTCGGTGATGCAAATTGCGGCCAGTGGGAAGAAGGCACTCTTTGA